The following coding sequences are from one Thermostaphylospora chromogena window:
- a CDS encoding WXG100 family type VII secretion target gives MSTNLLGGNPAEMQQMATQFTQQADQVRTTMAALDREAAKVGTAWTGQGAERFRSSWDQYRVAFQRMAEELQEAARVINTYRSNIESATS, from the coding sequence ATGAGCACGAACCTGCTCGGTGGCAACCCCGCGGAAATGCAGCAGATGGCCACCCAGTTCACCCAGCAGGCCGACCAGGTCCGCACCACCATGGCCGCCCTCGACCGCGAGGCGGCGAAGGTCGGCACGGCGTGGACGGGCCAGGGCGCGGAGCGTTTCCGCAGCTCCTGGGACCAGTACCGCGTGGCGTTCCAGCGGATGGCCGAGGAGCTGCAGGAGGCGGCGAGGGTCATCAACACCTACCGCAGCAACATCGAGTCCGCGACGAGCTGA